GTGACCGAAGGGGTTCCTGCGATTTGTCATATCAAGAGCTTCCATCCGCAGGACGATCATTATGGCCTCAGCCCGATGCAGGCGGCGGCGCAGGCGGTGGATGTGCATAACAGCGCAAGCCGCTGGTCAAAGGCGCTTCTGGACAATGCCGCGCGGCCAAGCGGGGCGATTGTTTATAAAGGGGCGGAGGGGCAGGGCAGTTTGAGCGAGGATCAATATACCCGGCTGCTTGATGAGATGGAGAGCTATCATCAGGGGGCGCGCAATGCGGGGCGACCGATGTTGCTCGAAGGTGGGTTGGATTGGAAGCCGATGGGATTTTCGCCCTCGGACATGGAATTTCAGAAGACCAAGGAGGCGGCGGCGCGCGAGATTGCGCTGGCCTTCGGGGTGCCGCCGATGCTGCTGGGGATACCGGGGGATGCGACCTATGCCAATTATCAGGAGGCGCACCGGGCGTTTTATCGCCTGGCCGTGCTGCCGTTGGCGCAGCGGGTGACGGCGGCGGTGGCGGACTGGCTGGCGCAGTTTGCAGGCGAGGCGCTGCAACTGACGCCGGATCTTGACCAGGTGCCTGCGTTGGCCGCCGAGCGGGACGCGCAATGGGCGCGGGTTTCACGGGCGAGTTTCCTGAACAATACGGAAAAACGCGCGCTTCTGGGGCTGCCGGTGCAGGCCGGGGAGGCTGTGGATGGATGAGCGTGGCCAACGATACGGGTTCGAGGCGTTCGATTGCGCGCCGGCGCTCCGGTTGGAGGCGCATGAGCGAGTGGCACGGCTTCAGCATGAGACCCTCGTGCAGCGGTTGAGCAAGATTGAAGAGAGTATTGAGCGGCTCGAAAAGCGGTTGTGGATCGCGGTTTACGGGGTCGCGGCGGTGATCGTCGTGCAAGGGGTCGAGCACCTTCTGTCGGTGGCACCGTAAGAGAAAGACATGAGGATGGAGATGGATATGCAGACCGAATGCGGGTTGGAGCAGAAATTCTGCCGGTTTGATGACGGCTTGAACGTGACGACAAGTGCGGGCGGGGCGGAGATCGAAGGCTATGCCAGTTTGTTTGGCGCGCGCGATCAGGGCGGCGATATTGTCGAGCCGGGGGCCTATGCCGCAAGCCTTGGCCGGATCAAAGGAGAGGGGCGCCGGGTGAAGATGCTTTGGCAGCATGACCCGACGCAGCCGATTGGCGTGTGGGATGAGGTGCGCGAGGATGAGCGCGGGCTTTACGTGAAGGGCCGCCTGTTGGAATCGGTGGGCCGGGCGCGCGAGGCGGCGGCGCTGATTGCGGCAGGTGCGATTGACGGGCTGTCAATCGGTTATCGCACCCTGAAGGCGGTGAAGAATGACAAGGGCCTGAGGCTCTTGAAGGAACTGGAGCTTTGGGAGGTGTCCTTGGTGACGTTCCCGATGCTGCCCAGTGCGCGGGTGGGGGCCAAAGGCGAAATGCCCGAGGAACATGCCTGGCGTGAATTGGCGGCGGCCTTGCAGGGCGCAGCCGATGAATTGGCGCGCGGCTAGACGCGCTGGGGATCAACCGAGAGGAAAATCCAGATGACGATAGACCCC
This is a stretch of genomic DNA from Aquicoccus sp. G2-2. It encodes these proteins:
- a CDS encoding phage portal protein, whose protein sequence is MAVFDFLKARENAVPEQKASAAGPVLAWHGAGRVAWSPRDAVSLTKAGFAGNPVGFRAVKMIAEAAAALPLVLQDSAQRYAEHPILGLIRSPNPAQGRAELFEALYGHLLLTGNAYVEAVGAEGVPLELHVLRSDRMSLIPGADGWPVAYEYAVGGRKHRFDVTEGVPAICHIKSFHPQDDHYGLSPMQAAAQAVDVHNSASRWSKALLDNAARPSGAIVYKGAEGQGSLSEDQYTRLLDEMESYHQGARNAGRPMLLEGGLDWKPMGFSPSDMEFQKTKEAAAREIALAFGVPPMLLGIPGDATYANYQEAHRAFYRLAVLPLAQRVTAAVADWLAQFAGEALQLTPDLDQVPALAAERDAQWARVSRASFLNNTEKRALLGLPVQAGEAVDG
- a CDS encoding HK97 family phage prohead protease, yielding MDMQTECGLEQKFCRFDDGLNVTTSAGGAEIEGYASLFGARDQGGDIVEPGAYAASLGRIKGEGRRVKMLWQHDPTQPIGVWDEVREDERGLYVKGRLLESVGRAREAAALIAAGAIDGLSIGYRTLKAVKNDKGLRLLKELELWEVSLVTFPMLPSARVGAKGEMPEEHAWRELAAALQGAADELARG